Proteins encoded in a region of the Synechococcus sp. BIOS-U3-1 genome:
- the trmB gene encoding tRNA (guanosine(46)-N7)-methyltransferase TrmB, translating into MRQHVNPLSRFFQLPLELPCPDQLFDTANRPIHLDIGCARGVCLLELSTLKPDWNHLGVEIRRPLVLAAQRDRDRLERHNLHYLFCNANISLEGWLARLPTDQLQLVSIQFPDPWFKRRHRKRRVMQPSLLLAIAAALSPSRELFLQSDVLEVVEPMVTLVELCGCFDRPAEDSLPWRADNPLPVPTERERYVQERDLPAYRVLYRRNKQPLPKLEELEMAWQRVDNPDDVPLNH; encoded by the coding sequence ATGCGGCAGCACGTCAATCCCCTGAGCCGCTTTTTCCAGCTGCCTCTGGAGCTGCCCTGTCCCGATCAGCTCTTTGACACAGCAAATCGCCCCATTCATCTGGATATCGGCTGCGCCCGTGGCGTCTGTTTGCTGGAGCTGTCAACACTGAAACCAGACTGGAATCATCTGGGTGTGGAAATCAGGCGTCCGCTTGTGCTGGCAGCCCAGCGTGACCGAGACAGACTCGAACGTCACAATCTCCACTACCTCTTCTGCAATGCCAACATCAGCCTGGAGGGCTGGCTTGCAAGGCTGCCAACGGATCAGTTGCAACTGGTGAGCATCCAGTTTCCGGATCCCTGGTTCAAGCGTCGCCACCGCAAACGCCGGGTGATGCAGCCCTCGCTGCTACTGGCAATCGCTGCGGCTCTCAGTCCCAGTCGCGAACTGTTTCTGCAAAGCGATGTGCTGGAGGTTGTAGAACCGATGGTCACACTGGTGGAACTGTGCGGTTGCTTCGACCGCCCCGCCGAAGACAGCCTTCCCTGGCGAGCCGACAACCCCCTGCCGGTGCCGACGGAACGCGAACGCTATGTGCAGGAGCGGGACCTACCCGCCTACAGGGTGCTTTACCGCCGCAACAAACAGCCACTGCCGAAGCTGGAAGAACTAGAGATGGCCTGGCAACGGGTCGATAATCCCGATGATGTTCCTCTCAATCACTGA